A single region of the Acanthopagrus latus isolate v.2019 chromosome 11, fAcaLat1.1, whole genome shotgun sequence genome encodes:
- the cep135 gene encoding centrosomal protein of 135 kDa: MNSSAERKFINLRKRLDQLGYRQTLGIESLPLVEKLFSDLVHTTESLRNAKLSAGKTEKESRNFDALLEPYRAENARAVRENNELHQELLKLREEKDRVTRELKTHIRKLDHESSDLKFLNNQYVHKVRCLEKDSKAKAERIQQLQEKNMQAVVQTPGGKKRSIPFRRQRMQIDELIPPSSTSAYPVAQPDDPYVADLLQLADGRIHELQEDIIKVKLDLENTQDYIKHLNTQVEERDKEIDRLNRALHGGRPHDVISLESQNISNEKLIAHLNLQIEYLQETNRTLEQKVEGLQQKKKDASTEVANLSLKNRELCEELTHIDDLAKRMEMDKEFVLETADMELQEAKKEVQRQHKIIEDLEDIITKTRREQSEGDFEKDRLRDQLVELKEQNEKMEGLVNFLEEEKIRLQDKMEKMMAADKDLVLELETMRAKHGVCGRERSPSRLDAFVKSLEEERDYYRQEAERYKRARGAAGQDLSPSRSPGRGRSPRSKATRHFQGGAAETELLRLVKERDELKAALLGFETQMEDIQDNVKALSAERDRFKTLLKQAQEDLKLARSTDLSADLFKLKEEIKEAEIKIEHMSVERETLIERLKVAQTSALTDRHVEDRRILDLENAVKSLERERLELRSQVCLLKENREAAEEELKTRSAALVQNSEEVAQQRAESNALRLLQEQMEQSLSDTQHRLSVKMSELHAAHGQIEKLEERIGELSQHGSKHKEEVAVLQKSVSALDREKDALQDEVDQKTEKLVALEEENAKKEQTLKEVRLTVTNMDNSLAQLQGALNSREREIGSLRRQLDACQEELAALRRDKEITIRENRRLQDDLATMTRENQAVHVEMEEALHEKDELKLRVHSYISEVSRIEKLMATKEQENRDLLDRFRMAHSEVEEREQKLQQAEGLNSSIRLELLSSDTERRHLRDTVGQQEREIQQHTQALQAYEAQVSSLVRGMSRLEEELHKAQEEKAALLSDLASVRELCVKLDSGKELTARQLTSRRMDLERVTGELEDVRSEAELLKKQLASERLTVRNLETLLSNNRQKEFQTQLTASERESELKVLRDRLTLADSKTAEHSREASQLRSRVSQLQTEMDVLKRQLTTERFERERAVQEMRRQGMSFSPLQTSLPLSSSGSSHHISPERSILRTLNRSTDKSADRSVSFKD, translated from the exons ATGAACAGCAGCGCAGAGAGGAAATTCATCAATTTGAGGAAGCGTCTGGACCAGCTGGGCTACCGACAGACACTGGGGATAGAGTCACTGCCACTGGTGGAAAAACTATTCAG TGACCTGGTTCACACAACCGAAAGCCTGCGCAATGCCAAGCTGTCAGCAGGGAAGACTGAGAAGGAGAGTCGGAACTTCGATGCTCTCCTGGAGCCGTACAGGGCAGAGAATGCCCGAGCTGTCCGGGAGAACAACGAGCTGCACCAGGAGCTCCTCAagctgagggaggagaaggacCGTGTCaccagag AGCTCAAGACCCACATCAGAAAACTGGACCACGAGTCATCCGACTTGAAGTTTTTGAATAATCAGTATGTGCACAAAGTTCGCTGCTTGGAGAAGGACAGCAAGGCCAAAGCTGAGCgcatccagcagctgcaggagaagaacaTGCAGGCTGTGGTGCAGACGCCAG gtGGAAAGAAGCGCAGCATCCCTTTCAGAAGGCAGAGGATGCAGATTGATGAGCTCATACCTCCATCCTCTACATCAGCTTATCCCGTGGCGCAGCCTGATGATCCGTATGTAgctgacctgctgcagctggctgatggaag GATTCATGAGCTACAGGAAGATATCATAAAGGTCAAACTAGACCTGGAAAACACTCAAGACTATAtcaaacacttaaacacacag gtggaggagagagacaaagagattGACCGTCTGAATCGTGCTCTTCATGGAGGACGACCTCATGATGTAATTTCCCTCGAGTCTCAGAACATCAGCAACGAGAAACTGATCGCCCATCTTAACCTTCAG ATTGAGTACCTGCAGGAGACCAACAGAACACTGGAACAGAAGGTGGAGGgactgcagcagaagaagaaggacgcCTCCACCGAAGTGGCCAATCTGTCTTTAAAGAACCGGGAGCTGTGCGAAGAGCTGACGCATATAGACGACCTTGCCAAGCGGATGGAGATGGACAAGGAGTTTGTGTTGGAAACTGCTGACATGGAACTGCAAGAAGCTAAA AAAGAAGTTCAAAGGCAGCATAAAATCATTGAAGACCTGGAGGATATTATCACCAAAACAAGAAGG GAGCAATCTGAAGGTGACTTTGAAAAAGACAGACTTAGAGACCAGCTGGTGGAGCTCAAAGAGCAGAATGAGAAAATGGAGGGACTGGTGAATttcctggaggaggaaaaaatccGGCTGCAGgacaaaatggagaaaatgatgGCAGCTG ACAAAGACCTGGTGCTGGAGTTGGAGACAATGCGGGCTAAACACGGTGTTTGTGGAAGGGAACGCTCCCCATCGCGGCTGGATGCGTTTGTCAAgagtctggaggaggagagggattATTATCGGCAGGAGGCAGAGCGCTACAAAAGAGCCCGAGGGGCTGCTGGGCAGGATTTAAGCCCCAGTCGTAGTCCAGGCCGGGGCAGGAGTCCTCGGTCCAAAGCAACAAGG caTTTTCAGGGAGGCGCTGCAGAGACAGAACTGCTTCGTTTAGTAAAAGAAAGAGATGAGCTGAAAGCCGCTCTGTTGGGCTTTGAGACACAAATGGAGGACATCCAGGACAACGTGAAGGCCCTCAGTGCTGAGAGAGACCGCttcaaaacactgttaaaacag GCTCAAGAGGACCTGAAGCTGGCCCGAAGCACTGATCTGTCGGCTGACCTCTTCAAACTGAAGGAGGAAATTAAAGAGGCAGAAATTAAAATTGAGCACATGAGTGTTGAAAGAGAGACACTGATTGAGAGATTAAAG GTTGCCCAGACTTCAGCTCTGACGGACAGACACGTCGAGGACAGGAGGATTCTCGACCTGGAGAATGCTGTTAAGAGT ttGGAGCGAGAGAGGCTGGAGCTGCGGTCACAGGTGTGTCTGCTGAAGGAGAACcgagaggctgcagaggaggagctgaagaccCGATCTGCTGCTCTGGTCCAGAACTCAGAGGAGGTCGCACAGCAGAGGGCGGAGTCTAACGCTCTGAG GCTGCTCCAGGAGCAGATGGAGCAGTCACTGTCTGATACACAACACAGGCTGTCTGTGAAGATGAGCGAGCTGCATGCTGCTCATGGGCAGATTGAGAAACTGGAGGAGAGAATAG GAGAGCTGAGTCAGCACGGCTCCAAGCACAAAGAGGAAGTGGCTGTTCTTCAGAAGTCTGTCTCTGCCCTGGATAGAGAGAAAGACGCTCTGCAGGATGAAGTGGATCAGAAGACCGAAAAACTGGTTGCTCTCGAGGAGGAGAATGCTAAAAAG GAACAGACCCTTAAAGAAGTGAGACTCACAGTCACAAACATGGACAACTCACTGGC TCAGCTGCAGGGGGCGTTGAACAGCCGTGAGAGGGAGATCGGCAGCCTGAGGAGACAGCTGGATGCCTgtcaggaggagctggctgcactcaggagagacaaagaaatcACAATCCGAGAGAACAGGAGGCTGCAGGATGACCTGGCCACAATGACCAGAGAGAACCAA gcTGTACAtgtggagatggaggaggctCTGCATGAGAAGGATGAACTGAAGCTGAGGGTCCACTCGTACATTTCTGAAGTGTCCAGGATAGAGAAGCTGATGGCTACAAAG GAACAGGAGAACAGGGACCTGCTGGATCGTTTCAGGATGGCCCACTCCGAGGTGGAGGAGCGggagcagaagctgcagcaggctgAAGGCCTCAATAGCTCCATCCGTCTGGAGCTGCTGTCTTCAGACACAGAGCGCAGACACCTCAGGGACACGGTCGgccagcaggagagagagatccaACAG CATACACAGGCCCTGCAGGCATACGAGGCCCAAGTATCCTCTCTGGTGCGAGGAATGTCCCGACTGGAGGAGGAGCTACATAAAGCCCAGGAGGAGAAGGCTGCTCTCCTCTCAGATCTGGCATCTGTCAGGGAGCTCTGTGTAAAACTCGACTCTGGCAAGGAGCTCACAGCACGTCAGCTCACCTCCAGGAGGATGGATCTGGAGAGG gtCACAGGAGAACTGGAGGATGTTCGGTCTGAAGCAGAGCTGCTGAAAAAACAGCTGGCCAGTGAGAGGCTGACTGTCCGCAACCTGGAGACGCTGCTCTCCAACAATCGGCAGAAGGAGTTTCAAACCCAACTGACAGCCAGCGAGAGGGAGTCAGAGCTGAAGGTCCTCCGTGATAGGCTGACCCTGGCTGACAGCAAAAC TGCGGAGCATTCCAGGGAGGCGTCCCAGCTCCGCAGCAGAGTCTCTCAGCTGCAGACGGAGATGGACGTCCTGAAAAGACAGTTGACCACTGAGCGCTTTGAACG agagaggGCCGTTCAGGAGATGCGCAGACAGGGCATGTCGTTCTCGCCCCTGCAGACTTCACTGCCCCTCAGCTCCTCCGGCAGTTCTCATCACATCTCCCCAGAACGCTCCATCCTCCGAACTCTCAACCGCTCCACCGACAAGTCAGCAGACAG aaGTGTTAGCTTCAAGGATTAA
- the chst14 gene encoding carbohydrate sulfotransferase 14 yields the protein MLPRKQDYGVKRSGGARSGSVINFRSAVNSGSVRRSSAVLPSVLTFLVIVASGGLLLMIEKGMLNSMETPPPRGSGRRLDFMRQVGKNSPAAVDVESQILQEIRNRTIRTMCSQKNMPRSIWSLSPLQRKTLLQHVLVNDQYHFLYCYVPKVACSNWKRVLKVLSGALENVDVNIKMNHQSDLLFLSSLKPEEIRYRLKHYFKFMFVREPMERLLSAYRNKFGEIQSYQKKYGVEIIKRYRKGRAKDAAVTGDDVTFAEFVHYLLDEDVERMNEHWMPMYNLCQPCAVNYDFIGSHEQLESDAEYVLQRIGAPPYVRFPERQTWYKPVTTETLHYYLCSLPQKLLRELLPKYILDFSLFTYPLPNTTTEHCRH from the exons ATGCTCCCCCGCAAGCAGGACTACGGGGTGAAGAGGAGCGGAGGAGCTCGCAGCGGCTCGGTGATAAACTTCAGGTCCGCGGTGAACTCCGGCTCCGTCCGCCGCAGCTCCGCCGTGCTGCCGTCGGTGCTAACGTTCTTGGTGATCGTAGCATCCGGAGGCCTGCTGCTCATGATAGAGAAAGGAATGCTGAACAGCATGGAGACGCCTCCACCCAGGGGCAGCGGCAGGCGGCTGGACTTCATGCGGCAGGTCGGGAAGAACAGCCCGGCTGCTGTGGACGTGGAGTCCCAG ATCCTCCAGGAGATCCGTAACCGGACCATCAGGACCATGTGCAGCCAGAAGAACATGCCCCGCAGCATCTGGTCCCTGAGCCCCCTGCAGAGGAAGACGCTGCTGCAGCACGTCCTGGTGAACGACCAGTACCACTTCCTCTACTGCTACGTCCCCAAGGTGGCCTGCTCCAACTGGAAGAGGGTGCTGAAGGTTCTGAGCGGAGCTCTGGAAAACGTGGACGTCAACATCAAGATGAACCATCAAAGCGAccttctgtttttgtcttctcttaAGCCCGAGGAGATCCGCTACCGCCTCAAGCACTACTTCAAGTTCATGTTTGTGCGGGAGCCCATGGAGCGCCTGCTGTCTGCGTACAGGAACAAGTTCGGAGAGATTCAGTCCTACCAGAAAAAATACGGTGTGGAGATCATAAAGCGCTACAGAAAAGGTCGAGCTAAGGACGCGGCTGTTACGGGAGATGACGTGACCTTTGCAGAGTTCGTCCATTACCTGCTGGACGAGGACGTGGAGCGCATGAATGAGCACTGGATGCCAATGTACAACTTATGCCAACCCTGTGCTGTGAACTATGACTTCATCGGCTCCCACGAGCAGCTCGAGAGCGATGCAGAGTACGTGCTGCAGCGCATTGGAGCCCCTCCTTACGTTCGCTTCCCAGAGAGGCAAACGTGGTACAAGCCGGTCACCACGGAGACATTACACTATTACCTGTGCAGCTTACCTCAGAAGCTGCTGAGGGAACTGCTGCCCAAATACATTTTAGACTTTTCCCTCTTCACGTATCCTCTCCCCAACACAACCACTGAACACTGCCGGCATTAA